A single window of Candidatus Acidiferrales bacterium DNA harbors:
- a CDS encoding beta-ketoacyl synthase N-terminal-like domain-containing protein: MKNSDKHIAITGMGSISPLGACRDDVWKTYERRKSMIKPKVFNGEQVPVGSLCDGSEEIIESIRHENPDYRNLDRTVIMAIYAAREAVRQEGWDKSDPSRTGINIGSSRGATELLEKRHSEYLTNPSQRLFPLTSPTTTLGNISSSVAHDIEVDGPTISHSVTCSTALHAVFNGIAWMRAGMADRFIVGGAEAPLTGFTIAQMKSLRIYTNEVDAVYPCRPCSSESPLHDTLTLGEGAALFTLEMLNDGELVDKKVLGVIDSVGYAQENSKTPTAITEEGSALRRSMKMALENMATTSSVDMVILHAPGTVKGDASELTAVKTIFGDNLPVLVSNKWLIGHTFGASGALSLEFALLMLAGNCYVDFPYPVVFKNESKLIKKIMINAAGFGGNAASLIVSLV; this comes from the coding sequence ATGAAAAACTCTGACAAACATATTGCGATTACCGGCATGGGATCGATCTCTCCGCTCGGCGCGTGCCGCGATGATGTGTGGAAAACCTACGAACGGCGGAAAAGCATGATTAAGCCGAAGGTCTTCAACGGTGAGCAAGTGCCCGTTGGAAGTCTTTGCGATGGATCGGAAGAAATCATCGAATCGATTCGGCATGAGAATCCAGACTATAGAAACCTTGATAGGACTGTCATCATGGCGATCTATGCGGCACGTGAAGCCGTCAGACAAGAGGGTTGGGATAAATCTGATCCGTCGCGCACCGGCATAAATATCGGCTCTTCCAGAGGAGCAACAGAACTTCTTGAGAAGAGACACTCAGAGTATCTTACCAATCCATCTCAACGCCTGTTCCCCCTCACTTCGCCGACCACCACACTCGGTAATATCTCAAGCAGTGTTGCCCATGATATTGAAGTCGACGGTCCGACGATCAGCCATTCTGTTACATGCAGCACTGCACTTCATGCGGTATTCAATGGAATAGCGTGGATGCGCGCGGGAATGGCCGATAGGTTCATTGTCGGGGGAGCGGAGGCACCGCTCACGGGGTTTACTATCGCGCAGATGAAGTCTCTCAGGATTTACACGAATGAAGTCGACGCGGTCTACCCATGCAGACCATGCTCATCCGAATCTCCGCTCCATGATACATTAACGCTTGGAGAAGGGGCCGCTCTTTTTACACTCGAAATGCTGAACGATGGCGAATTGGTAGATAAAAAAGTACTTGGAGTCATTGACTCGGTTGGTTATGCCCAGGAAAATTCAAAGACGCCGACTGCGATTACAGAGGAGGGGAGCGCATTGCGGAGATCGATGAAGATGGCACTGGAAAACATGGCGACCACGTCTTCTGTCGACATGGTAATTCTTCATGCGCCCGGTACCGTGAAGGGCGACGCCAGCGAGCTGACAGCTGTCAAGACGATATTTGGAGATAACTTGCCAGTTCTCGTCTCGAACAAGTGGCTTATTGGGCACACCTTCGGAGCATCGGGAGCGTTAAGTCTTGAATTTGCGCTTCTCATGCTGGCAGGGAATTGCTACGTCGATTTTCCTTATCCGGTTGTCTTTAAGAATGAAAGCAAGCTGATCAAAAAAATTATGATTAACGCTGCAGGCTTCGGGGGAAATGCAGCGAGCTTAATCGTATCACTGGTTTAA
- a CDS encoding cytochrome c family protein produces the protein MKRIIALLILAFMFMLGVSLSFAQPTPDSTHKFVGAGKCKLCHSADKIGAQFKIWEASKHAHAFIDLASDTAKSVAKARGIDDPQKAPQCLKCHETGYGLTASAFEASFDPTQGVQCETCHGAGSDYWKMSTMKDIHTKKTDGAQVGLLMPAEETCTKCHNQESPFFHGFDFKTYSEKIAHPLKEE, from the coding sequence ATGAAACGAATCATAGCTCTGTTGATTCTCGCATTCATGTTTATGCTTGGAGTAAGTCTTTCATTTGCACAACCGACCCCTGACAGCACGCACAAATTTGTCGGAGCGGGAAAATGCAAACTGTGTCACAGTGCTGATAAGATCGGCGCACAGTTTAAGATCTGGGAAGCATCGAAGCACGCACATGCTTTCATTGATCTTGCATCCGACACGGCAAAAAGTGTTGCAAAGGCGCGCGGCATAGATGATCCACAGAAAGCACCGCAGTGTTTGAAATGTCATGAAACAGGATACGGCCTGACCGCAAGTGCGTTCGAGGCTTCCTTCGACCCGACGCAAGGTGTTCAATGCGAGACATGTCATGGTGCAGGAAGCGACTACTGGAAGATGTCGACCATGAAAGACATTCACACCAAGAAAACAGATGGAGCTCAAGTCGGGCTACTCATGCCGGCTGAGGAAACCTGCACAAAGTGTCACAATCAGGAAAGCCCATTCTTCCACGGCTTCGATTTCAAGACGTACAGTGAAAAGATCGCTCATCCTTTGAAAGAAGAATGA
- a CDS encoding cytochrome c3 family protein, with protein sequence MKSIAVLFVFFTLIVIPLHSTTYSQEKQVVDKCLSCHNDIGSSEAASYMNDVHYKAGVTCADCHGGDPALDDQDAAMSPSKGYVGVPKQSGIPQMCGKCHGPEKTIFKTKFHLDDVMDDFMSSIHGRALTQSSDGPQCTSCHGIHNISKISDTHSPVYPTKVTATCAKCHSNSDYMRKFNPGLPVDQYEKYLTSVHGERNKAGDPKPATCVSCHSNHLIRSVKDPRSPVYPTNIPQTCAKCHSNKSYMARYNIPTDQYDNYKRSVHGVALLQNSNLSAPACNSCHGNHGAVPPGFSSVASVCGTCHPTNADLFDKSPHFAVFTKAKLPGCVVCHSNHLVKPPSDDMIGLTGGAVCSQCHKPSDSAAADISAIKTILDSVTMGQNSALNLISRAENLGMDVSDASYSLKDANQSLVESRVQVHAFELAPLKDAAKPGLKIVAEAQKSALSAINEYYFRRQGLGVATLAITFLVILLYLKIRQIERKSNR encoded by the coding sequence ATGAAAAGTATCGCAGTCCTTTTTGTTTTCTTCACTCTGATTGTGATTCCTCTTCACTCGACGACGTACAGTCAGGAAAAACAGGTAGTTGACAAATGTCTTAGCTGCCACAATGACATCGGCAGCAGTGAAGCTGCGTCATACATGAACGACGTTCACTACAAAGCCGGTGTCACATGCGCAGATTGTCACGGCGGCGACCCGGCTCTCGATGACCAGGACGCGGCCATGAGCCCGTCAAAGGGATATGTCGGAGTCCCAAAGCAATCCGGCATCCCACAGATGTGCGGGAAATGCCACGGACCCGAGAAGACAATTTTCAAGACCAAGTTTCACCTGGACGATGTGATGGATGATTTCATGTCGAGCATACACGGCAGAGCACTGACGCAAAGCAGCGATGGCCCTCAATGCACCTCCTGCCACGGCATCCACAACATATCGAAAATCAGTGATACTCACTCGCCCGTTTACCCGACTAAGGTCACGGCCACCTGCGCAAAGTGTCACAGCAATTCCGATTACATGCGGAAGTTCAATCCGGGGCTCCCGGTCGATCAATATGAAAAATATCTGACCAGCGTTCACGGTGAAAGGAACAAGGCCGGCGATCCGAAGCCCGCAACTTGCGTGAGCTGCCATTCCAATCACCTTATCAGATCGGTGAAAGATCCACGCTCTCCGGTCTACCCGACTAACATTCCACAAACTTGCGCAAAGTGCCATAGCAACAAATCATACATGGCCCGGTATAATATTCCCACGGATCAATACGATAATTACAAAAGGAGCGTTCACGGTGTGGCATTGCTTCAGAATTCTAATTTGAGTGCGCCCGCATGCAACTCATGCCATGGAAATCACGGAGCAGTTCCGCCCGGTTTCTCTTCCGTCGCATCCGTATGCGGGACATGCCATCCAACAAATGCAGACCTGTTTGACAAGAGTCCGCACTTCGCCGTGTTCACCAAGGCGAAGCTTCCGGGTTGCGTGGTGTGCCATAGCAACCATCTCGTGAAACCGCCAAGCGACGATATGATCGGCTTGACAGGCGGAGCGGTGTGTTCTCAATGCCACAAGCCTTCAGACTCCGCCGCTGCCGATATCTCAGCAATAAAGACGATATTGGACAGTGTAACGATGGGCCAGAACAGTGCCTTAAATCTTATCTCGCGCGCTGAGAATTTAGGGATGGATGTTTCAGATGCAAGTTATTCTTTGAAAGACGCGAACCAATCGCTGGTCGAATCTCGGGTTCAGGTTCACGCATTTGAACTGGCACCTTTGAAAGATGCCGCAAAGCCGGGGCTGAAAATAGTTGCCGAAGCACAGAAAAGCGCCCTGAGTGCCATTAACGAATATTATTTCAGGCGGCAGGGCCTCGGCGTCGCCACGCTAGCAATCACCTTCTTAGTAATACTTTTATATCTGAAGATTAGACAAATAGAAAGGAAATCTAATCGATGA
- a CDS encoding cytochrome bc complex cytochrome b subunit encodes MDKESKIWHWLNERYNLSILQHFSREKKVPSFKGSFWYYFGGVSLFLFIVQVITGILLLMYYQPGAQTAYESVRFIVTKVQFGWLIRSIHSWSANLMILSIFIHMFSVYFTKAFRAPRELTWYTGFLLLALSLAFGFSGYLLPWNTLSFFATKVGTEIVGVAPIIGEPMMELLRNGSDVTTATLTRFFGLHVAVFPAIFAIVLGVHLLFIQVQGISEPESWKAHPDSKKKYIPFFPNFVLRDVLLWLIVLNVLAILAVYFPWEIGNKADPFAPAPLGIRPEWYFLFMFQSLKFFPGKILALDGEVVGITLFGAAGLLWFLVPFWDSKTPKGNRNRIINYAGIAVILYVIIMTTIGAR; translated from the coding sequence ATGGACAAAGAATCTAAAATATGGCATTGGCTCAATGAGCGTTACAACCTCAGCATACTCCAGCATTTCTCAAGGGAAAAGAAAGTCCCAAGTTTCAAAGGCTCATTCTGGTATTATTTCGGCGGGGTCAGTCTTTTCCTTTTCATCGTCCAGGTGATTACCGGGATTCTCCTCCTCATGTATTATCAACCGGGCGCACAGACGGCTTACGAAAGCGTCCGTTTTATCGTGACAAAAGTTCAATTCGGTTGGCTCATCAGATCGATTCACAGTTGGTCAGCCAATCTGATGATCCTGTCGATCTTCATCCACATGTTTTCAGTTTACTTCACGAAAGCATTCCGGGCGCCCAGGGAGCTGACATGGTACACTGGGTTTCTTCTTCTTGCGCTTTCGTTGGCGTTCGGATTCAGCGGTTATCTCCTGCCGTGGAACACGCTCTCTTTTTTTGCGACAAAAGTGGGAACAGAAATCGTGGGCGTTGCACCGATTATCGGCGAGCCGATGATGGAACTGCTTCGAAATGGATCGGATGTCACGACAGCGACTTTGACGCGTTTCTTCGGTTTACATGTCGCCGTCTTCCCTGCAATATTTGCCATCGTTCTGGGGGTTCATTTGCTGTTCATACAAGTGCAGGGAATAAGCGAGCCCGAATCATGGAAGGCTCACCCGGATTCAAAGAAAAAGTACATACCGTTTTTCCCGAACTTTGTCTTGCGCGACGTTCTTCTCTGGCTTATTGTTCTAAACGTCCTCGCCATACTCGCAGTCTATTTTCCATGGGAGATCGGCAACAAAGCAGATCCGTTCGCTCCGGCGCCGCTTGGCATAAGGCCGGAGTGGTATTTCCTCTTTATGTTTCAGTCGTTGAAATTCTTTCCTGGCAAGATTCTCGCACTTGACGGCGAGGTCGTGGGCATTACTCTTTTCGGTGCCGCCGGGCTTCTTTGGTTTCTGGTTCCGTTTTGGGACTCTAAGACACCAAAGGGGAATCGAAACAGAATCATAAACTACGCGGGGATAGCCGTAATTCTGTATGTAATCATTATGACAACTATAGGAGCGAGATGA
- a CDS encoding Rieske (2Fe-2S) protein: MDGPGNEKISRRTFLDYLLGLGVIAWLGSVLYPIIAYFRVPEQTEATPTSVTAGSVKDLKPNQGKVFRFGNEPAILINTPDGKLEAFSAVCTHLQCTVQYRPDMGKIFCACHGGVYDLNGRNVAGPPPRPLQEYKVAVKGDDVIVTKS; encoded by the coding sequence ATGGATGGTCCTGGAAATGAGAAGATATCGCGGCGAACATTCCTTGATTATTTACTCGGACTCGGAGTCATTGCATGGCTCGGCTCGGTTCTCTATCCGATTATTGCTTATTTCAGAGTGCCGGAACAGACGGAAGCCACTCCGACGAGTGTTACTGCCGGCTCTGTCAAAGATTTGAAGCCGAACCAGGGAAAAGTATTTAGATTCGGCAACGAGCCAGCTATCCTCATCAATACTCCCGACGGCAAGCTGGAGGCTTTCAGCGCCGTCTGTACCCACCTCCAGTGCACAGTACAGTACCGCCCGGATATGGGTAAAATATTCTGTGCGTGCCATGGCGGAGTATATGATCTCAACGGCCGAAACGTCGCCGGTCCGCCGCCAAGGCCGCTGCAGGAATACAAGGTGGCAGTTAAAGGCGATGATGTCATCGTGACTAAGAGTTGA
- a CDS encoding radical SAM protein, with translation MIKRASTFSVIRALASNVNQIRVKPSINWFFIKYLRKFNIINVGGKLIIHSHLPPINSRAYKRFIAEHLLNKNAGPSHAQIGVTNACPQDCEYCYSKNKKGKVMETGTIIRLINDLKEMGVFWIGFTGGEPLLNKDIVRIVESASDRCAVKLFTTGSTLTERLARDLKNAGLSSVSVSLDHWKESEHDKVRRYPGAFKIALNALEVFKSIGDIHVGISAVLSKEMVRRRQVEEFLGFLEKLEIHEAWLSESKPAIPQMWNDNFVINEEERLELCKLQNEYNKRGRMTVNYLGHFECKEHFGCAAANKMIYIDACGNVSPCVFMPVSFGNVNQESVRDIYSDMKRRFPTENRCFVNANYPLLRKNYHDRLPLSEEETLAMMEEARFAPMAKFFQLHYT, from the coding sequence ATGATTAAAAGGGCCAGCACTTTTTCCGTCATCCGTGCGCTTGCTTCAAATGTAAACCAGATACGTGTGAAGCCATCCATCAATTGGTTTTTCATTAAGTATCTCCGCAAGTTCAATATCATCAACGTAGGCGGGAAACTCATCATTCATTCGCATCTACCGCCGATCAATAGTAGAGCCTACAAACGGTTCATCGCCGAACATCTGCTCAACAAAAATGCCGGCCCATCGCACGCGCAAATCGGAGTGACCAACGCGTGTCCGCAGGATTGCGAATACTGTTACAGCAAAAACAAAAAAGGGAAGGTGATGGAAACCGGGACGATCATCCGGCTGATAAACGATCTGAAGGAGATGGGCGTCTTCTGGATCGGATTCACCGGCGGCGAGCCGCTTCTCAACAAGGACATCGTGCGAATTGTGGAAAGCGCAAGCGATCGGTGCGCCGTGAAACTTTTCACAACCGGAAGCACGCTGACGGAACGACTCGCTCGCGATCTGAAGAACGCAGGTCTCTCTTCGGTTTCCGTCAGCTTAGATCATTGGAAAGAATCGGAGCACGATAAGGTGAGACGATATCCGGGTGCATTCAAGATTGCGTTGAATGCATTGGAGGTGTTCAAGAGCATCGGAGATATCCATGTCGGTATTTCGGCGGTACTTTCAAAAGAAATGGTACGACGGCGGCAGGTCGAGGAATTTCTGGGATTTCTTGAGAAACTCGAAATCCACGAAGCATGGCTGAGCGAATCCAAGCCTGCAATCCCACAGATGTGGAATGACAATTTTGTAATAAATGAAGAAGAACGCCTCGAGCTCTGCAAGTTGCAAAATGAGTATAACAAAAGAGGACGGATGACTGTCAATTATCTCGGCCACTTTGAATGCAAGGAACATTTCGGCTGCGCGGCAGCAAACAAGATGATCTATATAGATGCGTGCGGCAATGTGAGTCCATGCGTGTTCATGCCGGTCTCCTTCGGGAATGTGAACCAAGAATCAGTTCGGGACATCTATAGTGATATGAAGCGTCGATTCCCCACAGAGAATCGGTGTTTTGTCAATGCTAATTATCCTCTCCTCCGGAAAAATTATCATGACCGGCTGCCGTTGAGCGAAGAGGAGACGCTGGCCATGATGGAAGAAGCCAGGTTCGCTCCCATGGCGAAGTTTTTTCAACTTCATTACACGTGA
- a CDS encoding GMC family oxidoreductase N-terminal domain-containing protein, which produces MKKAIVVGTGAGGATAAKELCGKFDVTIIEAGGKFHPFGVSLEFLGKARHTGLFFDEREIQFMFPAMRIQKTADRMSLVKGIGLGGTTTLATANAVRCDGELKAIGICLDEEFEELKNEIPITTEHSEIWRRSTRRLFEICEEMNLDPQVMPKMIDYKKCKRCGHCVLGCPEGAKWDTRQFIDEVVSRGALLETNCRVKQVVISHGKATGVMVQQGWLKKFLPADLVVLAAGGFGTPIILSNSGIEIEPRLFVDPVLCVAAESKGVFQNKEVLMPFVVQREHFIISPYFDQLSFFFNRDWRIPAENIASLMVKLADENVGRLNDGAFEKNLTSLDKERLRGGVEICAEILSRFGVSKENIFLGTLNAGHPGGMLPLTSLEAETFHHGRLPENLYIADATLFPRSLGNPPILTIMAMAKRVSRLCVEKFAA; this is translated from the coding sequence ATGAAGAAGGCAATAGTCGTCGGTACCGGTGCAGGGGGTGCCACGGCGGCAAAAGAGCTATGCGGCAAATTCGATGTGACGATCATAGAGGCTGGAGGAAAATTTCATCCCTTCGGAGTTAGCCTGGAGTTTCTCGGAAAAGCGAGACATACGGGACTCTTCTTCGATGAACGGGAAATCCAGTTCATGTTTCCGGCGATGAGGATTCAAAAGACCGCGGATCGGATGTCTCTCGTGAAAGGAATCGGGTTAGGAGGAACAACGACACTTGCTACGGCAAATGCTGTAAGATGCGACGGCGAACTTAAAGCGATAGGCATTTGCCTTGATGAAGAATTTGAGGAGCTCAAGAATGAAATCCCGATAACTACGGAGCACAGTGAAATCTGGAGAAGGTCGACCCGCCGGCTCTTTGAAATCTGCGAGGAGATGAACCTTGATCCGCAGGTGATGCCGAAAATGATCGACTATAAAAAATGCAAACGGTGCGGCCATTGCGTCCTCGGTTGCCCGGAGGGCGCGAAGTGGGACACACGACAGTTCATCGATGAAGTCGTCTCACGCGGCGCGCTTCTTGAGACGAACTGCAGAGTTAAACAGGTGGTGATTTCACACGGCAAAGCGACCGGCGTCATGGTACAGCAGGGATGGCTCAAGAAATTCCTGCCTGCGGATCTGGTCGTACTTGCTGCCGGAGGATTCGGCACTCCGATTATCCTTTCAAACTCCGGAATCGAGATCGAACCGAGACTTTTCGTTGATCCTGTTTTATGCGTGGCCGCGGAAAGCAAGGGAGTATTCCAAAACAAAGAAGTCCTTATGCCGTTTGTAGTTCAACGGGAGCATTTTATCATTTCTCCGTATTTCGATCAGCTGAGTTTCTTCTTTAACCGTGATTGGAGAATCCCCGCTGAAAATATCGCCTCGTTGATGGTAAAACTCGCAGATGAGAATGTCGGACGCTTAAATGATGGAGCCTTCGAAAAGAATCTGACCTCTCTTGATAAGGAGAGGCTCCGCGGGGGAGTCGAGATTTGTGCGGAGATACTCTCGAGATTTGGAGTCTCGAAAGAAAATATATTTTTAGGAACCTTGAACGCCGGTCATCCCGGTGGCATGCTGCCGTTGACGTCACTTGAAGCGGAAACATTTCATCATGGTCGTCTGCCGGAAAACCTGTACATTGCCGATGCGACTCTCTTCCCGCGCTCGCTCGGCAATCCGCCGATCCTTACGATCATGGCCATGGCAAAGCGTGTCAGCAGGCTCTGCGTCGAAAAATTCGCGGCATAA
- a CDS encoding T9SS type A sorting domain-containing protein — protein MASLRSFLIIASLSLVFTSSLFAQWVQTNGPYGGEIKCYALSGTNIFAGSWGGGVFLSTNSGTSWTAVSSGLTSRDICALAISGTNLFAGTSDGGVFLSTNNGASWSAVNSGLTNLNVRTLAVSGTDLFAGTADGVFLSTDGGTSWTSAGLTSRSVTGLVVSGSYLIAGTDGGIFRSTDGGTSWTLQTSATYSYVSAFAVSGAKIFAGYQSGTVLLSTDNGLSWTQLDTGFTWNPYFPPQVSALAVSGANIFAGLSTGGLISSTDNGTTWALTGAGLPDAGINAITISGPNIFAGTDDGAFLSTDSGANWIRIDRGLMNATVSALAAAGDYLFAGTYPEETGVFCTSDGGTTWTSTCTTSSHVNALAVSGKNLFVGTDGGMLSSTDNGTSWTDITAGLTSSAIFSLAVEGTNLFVGTDGGVFLSTDNGTSWTAVNSGLSNVSVNAFAVRDLTLFAGSSSGGVFRLTNGSAGWVAVDSGLTNQYVYALAVLGSNVFAGTCGGGVYLTANGGKSWTPVRSGLTNGVVLCFAVSGTNLFAGTCGSGVFLTTNGGASWSAVDSGLTSSFVYSLAVSGSNLFAGTEGGVWRRPLSEMITDVKVNGDNVPLQFSLRQNYPNPFNPSTTIGYDLPSNSFVSLKVYDVLGREIETLVNEHQVAGTHSVTFNASSLPSGVYFYRLRAGNEIESKKLVLIK, from the coding sequence ATGGCATCACTTCGTTCGTTTCTTATTATTGCTTCGCTGTCTCTCGTGTTTACAAGTTCTTTGTTCGCGCAATGGGTTCAGACTAATGGACCTTACGGCGGCGAAATCAAATGTTACGCTTTAAGCGGGACGAATATCTTTGCCGGGTCCTGGGGCGGCGGCGTTTTTTTGTCAACCAACAGCGGCACAAGCTGGACCGCTGTCAGCTCCGGGTTGACGAGCCGTGATATCTGCGCGCTTGCCATCTCGGGAACAAACCTGTTCGCAGGAACCTCGGATGGCGGCGTCTTCTTGTCGACAAACAACGGTGCGAGCTGGAGCGCTGTGAATTCGGGATTGACGAACCTTAATGTTCGCACACTTGCCGTCTCAGGCACGGATCTCTTTGCGGGGACTGCCGACGGCGTCTTTCTCTCTACCGATGGCGGCACAAGCTGGACGTCAGCTGGGCTGACGAGTCGCAGCGTTACCGGTCTTGTCGTCAGCGGTTCGTATTTAATTGCGGGAACCGATGGAGGCATTTTCAGATCAACCGATGGTGGAACAAGCTGGACCCTTCAGACCTCAGCTACATATTCTTATGTCTCCGCATTCGCGGTTTCCGGCGCGAAAATTTTCGCAGGGTACCAGAGCGGTACGGTTCTTCTCTCTACAGATAATGGATTAAGCTGGACTCAATTAGATACGGGCTTCACATGGAATCCCTATTTTCCGCCGCAAGTCTCCGCGCTTGCAGTGAGCGGAGCCAATATTTTTGCCGGACTTTCGACGGGCGGACTTATCTCATCCACCGACAACGGGACAACATGGGCCCTTACCGGCGCAGGTCTGCCGGACGCCGGTATCAATGCTATCACCATATCAGGACCAAATATTTTTGCAGGAACAGACGACGGTGCCTTCCTTTCCACCGATAGCGGGGCAAACTGGATCCGAATCGACAGAGGCTTGATGAACGCTACCGTGAGTGCGCTGGCCGCCGCAGGGGATTATCTTTTCGCCGGAACTTATCCCGAGGAAACAGGCGTTTTTTGCACATCGGATGGCGGCACAACATGGACTTCAACCTGCACAACTTCTTCACATGTGAATGCTCTTGCTGTTTCGGGGAAGAATCTATTTGTCGGCACCGATGGAGGCATGCTGAGTTCCACCGACAACGGGACGAGTTGGACTGACATAACCGCGGGATTAACCAGCAGTGCTATCTTCAGTCTCGCCGTCGAGGGCACGAATCTATTCGTCGGAACCGACGGCGGAGTCTTTCTTTCCACCGACAATGGCACAAGCTGGACTGCAGTTAATTCAGGCTTGTCGAACGTTTCTGTCAACGCTTTTGCTGTACGCGACTTGACTCTCTTTGCGGGATCTTCAAGCGGAGGCGTTTTCCGGTTGACCAACGGCAGCGCAGGCTGGGTTGCCGTCGATTCAGGCCTTACGAATCAGTATGTTTATGCGCTTGCAGTTTTAGGTTCAAATGTTTTTGCGGGGACTTGTGGCGGTGGTGTTTATCTCACGGCTAACGGCGGCAAGAGCTGGACGCCAGTTCGTTCAGGCTTGACTAACGGTGTCGTGTTGTGCTTTGCCGTCTCAGGCACGAATCTCTTCGCGGGAACCTGCGGAAGCGGAGTGTTCCTCACGACGAACGGAGGCGCTAGCTGGTCCGCAGTCGATTCAGGATTGACTAGCAGTTTCGTCTATTCGCTTGCAGTCTCCGGTTCGAATCTCTTCGCAGGGACTGAAGGTGGAGTCTGGAGGAGGCCGCTGTCTGAGATGATTACCGATGTCAAGGTCAATGGAGACAATGTTCCGCTGCAATTCTCACTCCGCCAGAATTATCCTAACCCGTTCAATCCTTCAACCACCATCGGCTATGACCTGCCTTCCAACAGCTTCGTCTCATTGAAAGTTTACGATGTGCTCGGAAGGGAAATCGAGACATTGGTGAATGAGCACCAGGTTGCAGGAACTCATTCGGTGACGTTCAACGCAAGCAGCTTGCCTAGCGGAGTGTACTTCTATAGACTGCGAGCGGGGAACGAAATTGAAAGCAAGAAATTAGTCCTGATCAAGTGA